A window of Strigops habroptila isolate Jane chromosome 5, bStrHab1.2.pri, whole genome shotgun sequence contains these coding sequences:
- the DNAJC12 gene encoding dnaJ homolog subfamily C member 12 isoform X1, translating into MDAILNCRPDDLEDYYNLLGCDELSTVEQILAEFKIKALECHPDKHPGNPKAVENFQKLQQAKEILTNEESRAHYDYWRRSKITIPFQQWEALSNSVKTVGGVLSLGLQEQGESMHWAVQNKKDQMLEAPDLNNSNNIASEIWTQKTENDGLSDGNGEQDDVAIPDGKPESSKNPDSPRFSEANYWHLHFRWSGDAPSELLRKFRNYEI; encoded by the exons ATGGATGCAATTCTGAACTGCAGACCGGATGACTTGGAAGATTACTACAACTTGCTAGGATGTGATGAACTGTCTACG GTTGAACAAATTCTTGCAGAATTTAAGATTAAAGCCCTTGAATGTCACCCTGACAAACATCCTGGAAACCCCAAAGCAG TGGAGAATttccagaagctgcagcaaGCTAAGGAGATTCTTACTAATGAAGAGAGTCGAGCGCATTACGATTACTGGCGGCGAAGCAAAATTACCATTCCGTTCCAGCAATGGGAGGCCTTGAGCAATTCTGTGAAAACGGTTGGTGGTGTCTTAAGTTTGGGCCttcaggagcaggggg agtCAATGCATTGGGCTGTTCAAAATAAGAAGGACCAAATGCTGGAAGCTCCTGACTTGAATAATAGCAACAACATAGCTAGTGAGATTTGGACACAAAAGACTGAAAACGATGGATTGTCAGATGGGAACGGGGAGCAAGATGATGTTGCAATTCCTGATGGGAAACCAGAGTCTTCAAAGAATCCAGACTCCCCAA GATTTTCAGAGGCAAATTACTGGCACTTGCATTTCCGCTGGTCAGGGGATGCTCCATCAGAGCTTCTGAGGAAATTCAGAAACTATGAGATCTAA
- the DNAJC12 gene encoding dnaJ homolog subfamily C member 12 isoform X2 — MDAILNCRPDDLEDYYNLLGCDELSTVEQILAEFKIKALECHPDKHPGNPKAVENFQKLQQAKEILTNEESRAHYDYWRRSKITIPFQQWEALSNSVKTSMHWAVQNKKDQMLEAPDLNNSNNIASEIWTQKTENDGLSDGNGEQDDVAIPDGKPESSKNPDSPRFSEANYWHLHFRWSGDAPSELLRKFRNYEI, encoded by the exons ATGGATGCAATTCTGAACTGCAGACCGGATGACTTGGAAGATTACTACAACTTGCTAGGATGTGATGAACTGTCTACG GTTGAACAAATTCTTGCAGAATTTAAGATTAAAGCCCTTGAATGTCACCCTGACAAACATCCTGGAAACCCCAAAGCAG TGGAGAATttccagaagctgcagcaaGCTAAGGAGATTCTTACTAATGAAGAGAGTCGAGCGCATTACGATTACTGGCGGCGAAGCAAAATTACCATTCCGTTCCAGCAATGGGAGGCCTTGAGCAATTCTGTGAAAACG tCAATGCATTGGGCTGTTCAAAATAAGAAGGACCAAATGCTGGAAGCTCCTGACTTGAATAATAGCAACAACATAGCTAGTGAGATTTGGACACAAAAGACTGAAAACGATGGATTGTCAGATGGGAACGGGGAGCAAGATGATGTTGCAATTCCTGATGGGAAACCAGAGTCTTCAAAGAATCCAGACTCCCCAA GATTTTCAGAGGCAAATTACTGGCACTTGCATTTCCGCTGGTCAGGGGATGCTCCATCAGAGCTTCTGAGGAAATTCAGAAACTATGAGATCTAA